In Helianthus annuus cultivar XRQ/B chromosome 9, HanXRQr2.0-SUNRISE, whole genome shotgun sequence, the following are encoded in one genomic region:
- the LOC110879542 gene encoding probable LRR receptor-like serine/threonine-protein kinase At2g16250 has protein sequence MKMLLQLSFLLLLVNSVLTQAPLSSLERTALFDLRASLGIRAVYWPRKSDPCVNWTGVECQNGRVIGVNLSGLKRTRVGRRNPRFDVDGLVNCSELISFNSSGFALPGVIPDWFGRNLSALQVLDLRSSSVLGPIPQSIGLLNQLKRLLLSGNSLTGIIPDSFRQLGMLSDLDLSHNMLTGSIPSSISALGNVESIDLSSNFLSGSIPDEFGLLSSLGYLNLSNNSLSGSVPAQLANLSQLVDLDLGSNSLAGLLPTELGRLTRLRRLVIRNNDLGGSFSGNLIVNMSAIVLLDVSSNNFTGNLPDIPTFSNASSRVTLNFSNNMFYGSLNSNISTVDSFDLSNNYLQGLDVRTGDTTLLSGNCFLRLPGQRSLEDCRTFYALNGVPFDGDPISPVQPPGSKTKSNRLKYVLAGVFGGLGVVIIVVILSVLILKTCNRRSVSQRSANVEPVQEEGNAKDKSSAVDILTLANSFRYEQMLQATSGFSDTNLIKHGHSGDIFSGTLEDGFNVVIKRIDMRSSRKDCYMTELELYSKGMHTRLVPLLGHCLEHETEKLLVYKYMPNGDLSKSLYRPTSLEDGGLQSLDWITRLKIATGAAEGLAYLHHECDPPLVHRDIRASSILLDDKYDVRLGSLSEVCAQGVDTNQNVITRLLRISSNSESTTSGSVPPICAYDVYCFGKVLLELVTGKLGISNPEDSSTKEWVDQTLTSINNYDKEMVSKIVDPSLVLDEDLLDEVWAVAIVAKSCLNPKPAKRPQMAHILKALETPFRVVREEDFSSGRLRNNSSRRSWSAALFGSWRQSFSGSTNSQNHSQTMKDGNGGQKQPMRDNSQGSGANDRRFSSEIFPEPIDSNDVERQDEAR, from the exons ATGAAGATGTTGCTTCAACTTTCTTTCCTGTTGCTGTTAGTTAACTCGGTGTTGACTCAGGCGCCACTGAGTTCGTTAGAACGGACCGCGTTGTTCGATCTGCGAGCTTCGTTAGGGATCAGAGCTGTTTACTGGCCGAGAAAATCCGACCCGTGTGTGAACTGGACCGGGGTTGAGTGCCAAAATGGGCGGGTTATTGGGGTCAATTTGTCCGGTTTGAAGCGAACTCGGGTCGGGCGTCGTAACCCTAGGTTTGATGTTGATGGTTTGGTGAATTGTAGCGAGTTAATTTCGTTTAATTCTTCTGGGTTTGCTCTTCCGGGGGTGATCCCTGATTGGTTTGGGCGAAATCTTAGTGCACTCCAGGTGCTCGACCTAAGGTCTAGCTCAGTTTTGGGTCCAATTCCTCAGTCAATTGGGTTGTTGAATCAGCTTAAAAGGTTGCTTCTTTCGGGTAATTCGCTTACTGGGATTATTCCAGATTCTTTTAGGCAGCTTGGTATGTTGTCAGATTTGGATCTTTCTCATAATATGTTAACAGGGTCAATACCTAGCTCGATTTCAGCTCTTGGAAATGTTGAAAGTATTGATTTGTCTTCCAATTTCTTATCTGGGTCGATTCCGGATGAGTTTGGTTTGCTTTCGAGTTTGGGTTACTTGAATCTTTCTAACAATAGTCTTTCTGGTTCTGTGCCTGCACAGCTGGCAAACCTTTCTCAGTTGGTTGACCTTGATCTTGGGTCCAATTCATTGGCTGGATTGTTACCAACCGAGCTAGGACGGTTAACAAGGTTAAGGAGATTGGTTATTCGAAATaacgatttgggtggtagttttTCGGGCAATTTGATAGTAAACATGTCGGCTATCGTATTACTTGATGTATCTAGCAACAACTTTACTGGCAATCTTCCGGATATCCCAACGTTCTCTAATGCGTCTTCTCGTGTCACATTAAACTTCTCGAACAATATGTTCTATGGAAGCTTGAATTCCAATATCTCAACTGTTGATTCTTTTGATCTATCTAACAACTATCTTCAAGGTTTAGATGTCCGTACTGGAGATACGACTTTATTATCCGGAAACTGTTTTCTTCGGCTCCCGGGTCAAAGGAGTTTAGAAGATTGCAGGACGTTTTACGCTCTGAACGGTGTTCCGTTTGATGGAGATCCCATATCTCCAGTGCAACCTCCAGGCTCGAAAACGAAAAGCAACCGTTTGAAATATGTTTTGGCGGGAGTTTTCGGTGGACTTGGTGTCGTTATAATTGTAGTTATACTATCAGTTTTGATACTGAAAACATGTAATAGGAGAAGTGTAAGCCAAAGAAGTGCAAATGTAGAACCTGTTCAAGAAGAAGGAAACGCAAAGGATAAAAGTTCAGCGGTTGATATATTAACCTTAGCGAACTCGTTTAGATACGAGCAAATGCTACAAGCGACAAGTGGTTTTAGTGATACAAACCTAATAAAGCACGGTCACAGTGGAGACATTTTTTCAGGGACGTTAGAAGACGGGTTTAACGTAGTTATTAAAAGAATCGATATGCGTTCTtcaagaaaagattgttacatgACGGAATTGGAGTTGTACAGTAAGGGTATGCACACCAGATTGGTACCTCTTTTGGGACATTGTTTAGAACATGAAACCGAAAAGCTGTTGGTGTACAAGTACATGCCGAATGGAGATCTTTCAAAGTCTTTGTATAGGCCCACCAGTTTGGAAGACGGTGGTTTACAGTCGTTGGATTGGATCACGAGATTAAAGATCGCTACGGGGGCTGCTGAAGGGTTAGCGTACTTGCACCATGAATGTGATCCTCCTCTTGTTCATAG AGATATCCGAGCAAGCAGTATCCTACTCGATGATAAATATGATGTACGGCTAGGAAGCCTGAGTGAAGTGTGCGCTCAAGGAGTCGATACCAACCAGAATGTTATTACCAGGCTGCTACGGATATCTTC GAACTCTGAATCAACTACTTCTG GGTCAGTGCCTCCTATATGTGCATATGATGTATACTGTTTCGGAAAAGTTTTGCTTGAGCTGGTAACGGGCAAATTAGGAATCAGCAATCCAGAAGATTCATCCACAAAAGAATGGGTTGACCAAACATTGACTTCCATTAACAACTATGACAAAGAAATGGTGTCCAAGATTGTCGACCCATCTCTAGTTTTAGACGAAGACTTGTTGGATGAGGTGTGGGCTGTAGCCATAGTGGCTAAGTCTTGCCTGAACCCAAAGCCCGCCAAACGCCCTCAAATGGCTCATATTTTGAAAGCATTAGAAACCCCTTTCCGGGTTGTACGGGAAGAAGACTTCAGTTCGGGTAGATTAAGAAACAATTCATCAAGACGGTCATGGAGTGCTGCTTTGTTTGGTAGCTGGAGGCAGAGTTTTTCGGGTAGCACAAATAGTCAAAATCATAGTCAAACGATGAAAGATGGTAATGGGGGTCAAAAGCAACCTATGAGAGATAACTCTCAGGGAAGTGGTGCAAATGATAGAAGATTTTCAAGTGAGATTTTCCCAGAACCTATAGATAGCAATGATGTGGAAAGACAAGACGAAGCTAGATGA